A genomic stretch from Acinonyx jubatus isolate Ajub_Pintada_27869175 chromosome E2, VMU_Ajub_asm_v1.0, whole genome shotgun sequence includes:
- the CES4A gene encoding carboxylesterase 4A isoform X8, producing MGFREDKSGTSQCSLDTADTATNWYAQCGCHPSLWQELAGQNMSWILYLSLTLCLMVQTALGAQHTKEPLVITKYGTLQGKQMHVGKTPINVFLGVPFSRPPVGVRRFAAPEPPEPWEGIKNATTYAPACLQESWGQITSMYFNTRKQYKWLRFSEDCLYLNVYAPVRARGDAPLPVMVWFPGGAFLVGSASTYDGKQLASREKVVLVLLQHRLGILGFLSTGDSQARGNWALLDQVAALRWVQENIAAFGGDPRCVTLFGQSSGAMCISGLMMSPLARGLFHRAISQSGTAALRAFITPDPLKVAKTVARLAGCTYNSTQILVDCLRARSGAEVMHVSKKMGFFHLNSQKDPQEVVWFMSPVVDGVVFPDDPAVLLSQGQVAPVPYLLGVNNLEFSWLLPFIMKISLNQFIMRKGIITKLLWRTSTLLMLASLSTCMSLSTTLPPASSSSPALMGQTTGMRSTSSLGIPSPKVLQPHLTPSLGV from the exons ATGGGATTTAGGGAAGATAAAAGTGGGACTTCCCAGTGCTCACTGGACACTGCAGACACAGCTACCAACTGGTACGCACAGTGTGGATGTCACCCCAGCCTGTGGCAGGAGCTGGCTGGCCAGAACATGAGTTGGATTCTATACCTGAGCCTCACCCTTTGCCTGATGGTGCAGACAGCCCTGG GTGCTCAGCACACCAAGGAACCTCTAGTGATTACCAAATATGGGACCCTCCAAGGAAAACAGATGCACGTCGGGAAGACACCCATCAATGTCTTCCTAGGAGTGCCCTTCTCCAGACCGCCTGTGGGTGTCCGCAGGTTTGctgccccagagcctccagagcCCTGGGAAGGAATCAAAAACGCCACCACCTATGCCCCTGC GTGCCTTCAGGAGTCCTGGGGACAGATCACCTCCATGTACTTCAACACGCGGAAACAGTACAAGTGGCTGCGCTTCAGTGAGGACTGTCTGTACCTGAACGTGTACGCTCCCGTGCGCGCGCGTGGGGACGCTCCGTTGCCG GTGATGGTCTGGTTCCCAGGAGGTGCCTTCCTCGTGGGCTCCGCTTCCACGTACGATGGCAAGCAGCTGGCCTCTCGCGAGAAAGTGGTGCTCGTGCTTCTGCAGCACAGGCTAGGCATCCTGGGTTTCCTGag CACGGGCGACAGCCAGGCCCGCGGGAACTGGGCGCTGCTGGACCAGGTGGCTGCTTTGCGCTGGGTACAAGAGAACATCGCAGCCTTCGGCGGAGACCCACGCTGCGTGACCCTGTTTGGCCAGTCTTCGGGGGCCATGTGTATTTCGGGACTG atGATGTCACCCCTAGCCCGCGGTCTCTTTCATCGGGCCATTTCCCAGAGCGGCACCGCAGCACTCAGAGCCTTCATCACTCCTGACCCGCTGAAGGTGGCCAAG ACAGTTGCCCGCCTGGCAGGCTGTACCTACAACAGCACACAGATTCTGGTAGACTGCCTGAGGGCACGATCAGGGGCTGAGGTGATGCATGTATCTAAGAAGATG GGATTCTTCCACCTGAACTCCCAGAAAGACCCTCAGGAG GTTGTGTGGTTCATGAGCCCGGTGGTGGATGGTGTGGTGTTCCCAGATGACCCAGCAGTGCTCCTGAGCCAGGGGCAAGTTGCACCTGTGCCCTATCTTCTGGGTGTCAACAACCTGGAGTTCAGTTGGCTCTTACCTTTT ATCATGAAGATCTCACTAAACCAGTTCATAATGAGAAAAGGAATCATCACCAAGCTGCTGTGGAGAACCAGTACCCTGTTG ATGCTGGCTTCCCTGTCTACCTgtatgagtttgagcaccacactCCCACCGGCGTCAtcatcaagccctgcactgatgGGGCAGACCACGGGGATGAGATCCACTTCATCTTTGGGAATCCCTTCTCCAAAGGTGCTACAGCCCCACCTGACACCCTCACTGGGTGTCTAG
- the CES4A gene encoding carboxylesterase 4A isoform X7, producing MGFREDKSGTSQCSLDTADTATNWYAQCGCHPSLWQELAGQNMSWILYLSLTLCLMVQTALGAQHTKEPLVITKYGTLQGKQMHVGKTPINVFLGVPFSRPPVGVRRFAAPEPPEPWEGIKNATTYAPACLQESWGQITSMYFNTRKQYKWLRFSEDCLYLNVYAPVRARGDAPLPVMVWFPGGAFLVGSASTYDGKQLASREKVVLVLLQHRLGILGFLSTGDSQARGNWALLDQVAALRWVQENIAAFGGDPRCVTLFGQSSGAMCISGLMMSPLARGLFHRAISQSGTAALRAFITPDPLKVAKTVARLAGCTYNSTQILVDCLRARSGAEVMHVSKKMGFFHLNSQKDPQEVVWFMSPVVDGVVFPDDPAVLLSQGQVAPVPYLLGVNNLEFSWLLPFIMKISLNQFIMRKGIITKLLWRTSTLLNITKEQLPLVIEEYLGDIDDRDWKMLRNRLMDLAGDAIFVYSTLQAAHHHRDEELQLRDC from the exons ATGGGATTTAGGGAAGATAAAAGTGGGACTTCCCAGTGCTCACTGGACACTGCAGACACAGCTACCAACTGGTACGCACAGTGTGGATGTCACCCCAGCCTGTGGCAGGAGCTGGCTGGCCAGAACATGAGTTGGATTCTATACCTGAGCCTCACCCTTTGCCTGATGGTGCAGACAGCCCTGG GTGCTCAGCACACCAAGGAACCTCTAGTGATTACCAAATATGGGACCCTCCAAGGAAAACAGATGCACGTCGGGAAGACACCCATCAATGTCTTCCTAGGAGTGCCCTTCTCCAGACCGCCTGTGGGTGTCCGCAGGTTTGctgccccagagcctccagagcCCTGGGAAGGAATCAAAAACGCCACCACCTATGCCCCTGC GTGCCTTCAGGAGTCCTGGGGACAGATCACCTCCATGTACTTCAACACGCGGAAACAGTACAAGTGGCTGCGCTTCAGTGAGGACTGTCTGTACCTGAACGTGTACGCTCCCGTGCGCGCGCGTGGGGACGCTCCGTTGCCG GTGATGGTCTGGTTCCCAGGAGGTGCCTTCCTCGTGGGCTCCGCTTCCACGTACGATGGCAAGCAGCTGGCCTCTCGCGAGAAAGTGGTGCTCGTGCTTCTGCAGCACAGGCTAGGCATCCTGGGTTTCCTGag CACGGGCGACAGCCAGGCCCGCGGGAACTGGGCGCTGCTGGACCAGGTGGCTGCTTTGCGCTGGGTACAAGAGAACATCGCAGCCTTCGGCGGAGACCCACGCTGCGTGACCCTGTTTGGCCAGTCTTCGGGGGCCATGTGTATTTCGGGACTG atGATGTCACCCCTAGCCCGCGGTCTCTTTCATCGGGCCATTTCCCAGAGCGGCACCGCAGCACTCAGAGCCTTCATCACTCCTGACCCGCTGAAGGTGGCCAAG ACAGTTGCCCGCCTGGCAGGCTGTACCTACAACAGCACACAGATTCTGGTAGACTGCCTGAGGGCACGATCAGGGGCTGAGGTGATGCATGTATCTAAGAAGATG GGATTCTTCCACCTGAACTCCCAGAAAGACCCTCAGGAG GTTGTGTGGTTCATGAGCCCGGTGGTGGATGGTGTGGTGTTCCCAGATGACCCAGCAGTGCTCCTGAGCCAGGGGCAAGTTGCACCTGTGCCCTATCTTCTGGGTGTCAACAACCTGGAGTTCAGTTGGCTCTTACCTTTT ATCATGAAGATCTCACTAAACCAGTTCATAATGAGAAAAGGAATCATCACCAAGCTGCTGTGGAGAACCAGTACCCTGTTG AATATCACCAAAGAGCAGTTACCACTGGTGATAGAGGAGTACCTGGGTGACATTGATGACCGTGACTGGAAAATGTTAAGAAACCGTTTAATGGACCTAGCTGGGGATGCGATCTTTGTGTACTCCACACTACAGGCTGCCCACCACCACAGAG ATGAGGAATTGCAGCTCAGAGACTGTTGA
- the CES4A gene encoding carboxylesterase 4A isoform X9 translates to MGFREDKSGTSQCSLDTADTATNWYAQCGCHPSLWQELAGQNMSWILYLSLTLCLMVQTALGAQHTKEPLVITKYGTLQGKQMHVGKTPINVFLGVPFSRPPVGVRRFAAPEPPEPWEGIKNATTYAPACLQESWGQITSMYFNTRKQYKWLRFSEDCLYLNVYAPVRARGDAPLPVMVWFPGGAFLVGSASTYDGKQLASREKVVLVLLQHRLGILGFLSTGDSQARGNWALLDQVAALRWVQENIAAFGGDPRCVTLFGQSSGAMCISGLMMSPLARGLFHRAISQSGTAALRAFITPDPLKVAKTVARLAGCTYNSTQILVDCLRARSGAEVMHVSKKMGFFHLNSQKDPQEVVWFMSPVVDGVVFPDDPAVLLSQGQVAPVPYLLGVNNLEFSWLLPFIMKISLNQFIMRKGIITKLLWRTSTLLMLASLSTCMSLSTTLPPASSSSPALMGQTTGMRSTSSLGIPSPKAIPQLRRKH, encoded by the exons ATGGGATTTAGGGAAGATAAAAGTGGGACTTCCCAGTGCTCACTGGACACTGCAGACACAGCTACCAACTGGTACGCACAGTGTGGATGTCACCCCAGCCTGTGGCAGGAGCTGGCTGGCCAGAACATGAGTTGGATTCTATACCTGAGCCTCACCCTTTGCCTGATGGTGCAGACAGCCCTGG GTGCTCAGCACACCAAGGAACCTCTAGTGATTACCAAATATGGGACCCTCCAAGGAAAACAGATGCACGTCGGGAAGACACCCATCAATGTCTTCCTAGGAGTGCCCTTCTCCAGACCGCCTGTGGGTGTCCGCAGGTTTGctgccccagagcctccagagcCCTGGGAAGGAATCAAAAACGCCACCACCTATGCCCCTGC GTGCCTTCAGGAGTCCTGGGGACAGATCACCTCCATGTACTTCAACACGCGGAAACAGTACAAGTGGCTGCGCTTCAGTGAGGACTGTCTGTACCTGAACGTGTACGCTCCCGTGCGCGCGCGTGGGGACGCTCCGTTGCCG GTGATGGTCTGGTTCCCAGGAGGTGCCTTCCTCGTGGGCTCCGCTTCCACGTACGATGGCAAGCAGCTGGCCTCTCGCGAGAAAGTGGTGCTCGTGCTTCTGCAGCACAGGCTAGGCATCCTGGGTTTCCTGag CACGGGCGACAGCCAGGCCCGCGGGAACTGGGCGCTGCTGGACCAGGTGGCTGCTTTGCGCTGGGTACAAGAGAACATCGCAGCCTTCGGCGGAGACCCACGCTGCGTGACCCTGTTTGGCCAGTCTTCGGGGGCCATGTGTATTTCGGGACTG atGATGTCACCCCTAGCCCGCGGTCTCTTTCATCGGGCCATTTCCCAGAGCGGCACCGCAGCACTCAGAGCCTTCATCACTCCTGACCCGCTGAAGGTGGCCAAG ACAGTTGCCCGCCTGGCAGGCTGTACCTACAACAGCACACAGATTCTGGTAGACTGCCTGAGGGCACGATCAGGGGCTGAGGTGATGCATGTATCTAAGAAGATG GGATTCTTCCACCTGAACTCCCAGAAAGACCCTCAGGAG GTTGTGTGGTTCATGAGCCCGGTGGTGGATGGTGTGGTGTTCCCAGATGACCCAGCAGTGCTCCTGAGCCAGGGGCAAGTTGCACCTGTGCCCTATCTTCTGGGTGTCAACAACCTGGAGTTCAGTTGGCTCTTACCTTTT ATCATGAAGATCTCACTAAACCAGTTCATAATGAGAAAAGGAATCATCACCAAGCTGCTGTGGAGAACCAGTACCCTGTTG ATGCTGGCTTCCCTGTCTACCTgtatgagtttgagcaccacactCCCACCGGCGTCAtcatcaagccctgcactgatgGGGCAGACCACGGGGATGAGATCCACTTCATCTTTGGGAATCCCTTCTCCAAAG GCCATTCCACAGTTGAGGAGAAAGCACTGA